GCTTAGACAGATAGGAATGTGAAAGGTCTGTTTTGAGGGTGTGGTCAATTACAAGTCAAactagaatatattaaaaaaaaacaggtttctgAAAGCACAACTGAACACACCTCTGAAATTCTCAATGGATGCCTACAGCAGTGTGATCTTAAGCAAAGAATAAGGGGTGTACCAGTATTAAAATAATGGATGACACTGACAAGTTAATGATTCTTCCCATCTTATGACCGATATTCAAATCCTATGATATTTTACAACaaacacttgaaataaaattaatgcggtttaactattaaaaaaactctGCTTTACGTgagcatgtaaatatatattgtgcaACCCCAGTCtgttttttagtgttttctgATGCCTTTTAACTTTAGTGTGTAGCAAGTCCTCATTCTCTGATTCATAGCtctgcatttcattttttgtcatacatgcatgaataaatatttaaatattcggGGTTTAATTCACTACAGATTTACAATAGAAACTGACTCATGCATCAACGAAGGCATCAAGCAAAAAAAGCCCTGGAAAATTTGCATTAGTTTAGTAGGCATCATTCTGAGGCTACATAGACCCATATTGTTAAAACTTCACTGACACGCATTAAAGACAGTAATGTAACAGTCTTTGAGCTGAAAGCATGCAAATGATCAAACAGGCGCTTCTATCCAGGTTCAGCTGCCCCACATGACATTCATCTGGTTGAAGGGGTTGAGCAGTTAACGCTGAACTCAGCTTCATTTGCATTGAAAGGTTACAACTAACTGTAGATCAAACAACTAACGTTAAAACTCAGTAGCAGAATAATCAGACGAGCCTGAGAGTATTTTAGCCAGAGCATTCACGGCAGTTGTGTGCAGTTAACCATGAAATCTCGCCTGACATGTAGGTCACCCTTGATTCTGGCTAGAGTCGGTGTGAATGGAGAGAGCTGGTGTTGGTACAGTGTTATTTAGTGTTGCTGGGAGCATAGTACACAGCTGTGTGACTTGAGAACACTTCTAGTACAACTATACAAGCACATAACTGTCCACGTTTTTAATGACTCCTAACGACACTCATTACAAACTCTCAACGGAGCCTAAAAGATCTCACTTGTGCGCCGGTCACTTACCTAATAAGATTGACAAAATCAATCGCACCGCCGGTTCGGATGAACCTAAATATTCGGCTAATTTCTCCATGAAGGGAGCCGCCATCTTTAGTGTGGGCGGAAGTAGCTGCGTTTGTGTTTCCGTGGAGCTCGTGAGCTCTCCTCCACGCACTCCTTAATTCCTCCGTCCTGCTACTCCTCCTCTCGCCACCTCTCACCCCATTCACAGTCAACCGCGCTCTCGACCTGCACTCTCAGGTTTGCGCAATATTTGTGGCATTTCAGTTCAAAGCACTAAAATGACCCGGATGAAGTGGTTCATTCAGAATAATGAATACATGATTAGTCCGTAAGTCTGGGTttggataaaatataataataaaaaataaagacagaaaaacacCAAATGTAACGAATGATACATGTAAACTGAATTCTGATTATTGTTAATTTTGACAACGATTGTCTAGACATAAATGAGAAAGCTGCGTCACAATATTGCCCTCTAGTGACAGTCCCGAAGCGCGTTCATGAAACATCCTCCTTCTGCACGAATCTGCTGTTGCGCATTCTCTGTGCGCTACGAAATGCTTGTTGCGTTTCCAGCCCAAAGTTTTGCATTTCTCAAAGTTTCGGCATTTCAAGCAGCTAAAATAAAGAATGTCTTCAATATCTCTAAATCACTTACTAATATAGTATAcgtttgttttaatttactttcATATGTATCAGTAATTATTCATCGTTTATAAGCGTTTTGTACGGATGTAATGCAATACTAGACTcgtattaaatgttacaaattattagtTATGTCTATAGATCTGTCAGAGGATGTTATGGGGACGACGCACACATCACATCTGACATGACCTCCAAAAACTTCCAATTAAAAAActaacatttactgtattttttacatattacacTTTAATTCTGTTTTTGAAACTCGGAAATGTGggctttcttttaaagaaaacctTCTAGACAAATACTAAAAGAGCAAATTTCCAACTGGTAGCGTCTAACGAAAAGAGCTGTCTACTTTCACCAGGCATATCGATTATGGTGACTAAATAATTTGAGTCAAAGGAAGTTATAAAGAAATCAGATCGACTGGTTTATGAATTGAAATAAtggtttcatttataaatattggtAAATTTCATGCAATATGCTTCTTTATATACCTTAAAATCATGGaatatttctttatgtatttgAAATGGCGAAAAGCATTGTGGGTATGCAAATTTAGTCCCACCTACAAGACCTTCTCTGCTACCAAAGACATGCCCTCCACCGGCCTCTATTAAATATGGTATATTTGTTTCTGCTATTTCACTTGGGTGTTTCAAAAGTTATAGATTGATTGAGacgaaaatgattttaaaatattcagaattgCTCGCACTCCGTTAATATGCGTCAGTCCATCTTTCATTTCTGCTGAACATGCCACAGTATATTACAGAAAGCAgatgaatgtatatttttatcacttttaaaattttacaaatacaGGCAGTGGGTACATCAGGATGAACgtacaagaaataaattaataaattaaatcaaaagatagaaataaccaTAAAAGGTTAAACAGACACATGACAAAAGACATGTTTACAAATATTGACACATTTTACAGctttcatatattttcaaatttaatactGTTTTTAGGTATTGTTGAATTTCTGCCTTTAAAATTAAGAACAAAGTCTTATTTTCCCATATTTACATTTCTGTATACAAAATTTAGATTGTAGAAGTAGTATAATGTcataaacgaaaaaaaaatgacaaaactttttCAAAGCACAGCTGGTCATTAAGTGATCTttagaaaatgaacagaaatggaCAGTGGATATGGATTTTAAAGCACGTTTATTTTCGCAGGCGTGTTGTCTTCAGCCAATCGAAAGCGACGAGGGGCGGGGCTTATCAGTCAGCCTTATATAAACTCAAGCAGACCGCTGTTCCTCGCTGTCTCTTCGACCGGAAGTTGTTCGCTTATTCGTTTACCTAGTATTTTCTAGCGAAAGCAGCattttgcagtcatgactggaagGAAGTTTTTCGTCGGTGGCAACTGGAAAATGAACGGCGATAAAAAGAGCATTGAAGAGCTCGCCAATACATTGAATAACGCCAAACTCAACCCAGACACTGGTGCGTATTTCATTCAGTTTCCTCTTCACCAGACACAATCACATGGCTCTGCAAACACAGGCCTTTTAGGGGTTGTGCAACTCACTGCACTGACCCTGAGATGACATTCACACGGGTCTTTTGACAGCTCGCATCGCATTTAAGCTCCTCATTTCGAGGCTCGTTCTCGTTGTATTTATCAGCTGAGTTTTCTACAATCAGTCTGGAGCTCATAAGCACCTCGATTAATCAGTAACCAGACAGAAGTGTCCTGCATTAATTGTCCTAAACCATTTCTTTTATGAATGCAGAGTCGATATAAAGCACTATTCGCTTAATAAACAAGTCGGCTGACCGTCATATTTGGTAATGAAGGATTGATGCTCATCATGTGTCGTGACTCAAGGTTAAAGCTTCAGAATGGGTGTGTGATTTCCAGCACGTAGCCACAGCGTGCATGTTCGAGGCTTGTCAAATCAAGTGACAGGATGATCAGTGTGCTTGGTTTATCAACAAAACTGTGCTGTATTGGcttatgctatttatttatttaaaaaaaaaataattataatattaaaaagaacgCTATTAACTACAGCAGGGCATTTTTGAGTGATTTGGCGTTCCGCACTGTTTCCGCTATTCACTGTGACGTAAATCTGCATCACTGTCCGAGCTTTCTTACGGCTTTATTTGAGGCTCCAGAAAGGGTTGATCTGTCAATATCACAACAGTGGACTCTGCACTGGTAAAGTCCAAAAGCCACGCTGCTTCTGCGTCGTCTGTTTCATTAATGTGCTGAAACTATACAGTCTGTGGCTGAAACCCGAGAGAAGCGCTTCACGCGCAAAGGTCACGGGTCAGACTGTCGCATCTTGAACTAGCTTTTGCCTTTTTGCTTTACTTGATGGCCTCTGTAGTATGCTGTCATACGAGTAACTTTTCCTTTGACCTTTTATCAAGGGGGAGGAAGTGCCAGATATGTGTGCCCTTTACAGTGAGTTTAAATTAGTCTGACCCAAGATAACTTTACAGTATAAATGCCACCCTCCAGTTATAATACAGCATCAccttaaaaagttttattaactctgaaataaaaactgacatgaaatagtcaggcatgttttttttttttgttttttttttttttttaaattgaacaacTTATTGAATcttgttttgttattgtattgttcACACTTGAGGAGGTAAAGTTTTATTAAATGGCCCAAACTGAGGGGCAAAAAGCATATAATTCAATGCAATTCAATGATGATTGAAATTTGAACATTGATGTTATTCAAAAGCCTGTTCGGATTCAGATTTCATGCATTTCAACATCATTTTTGCTTCAGTCCATTAAATGTTCTTCTTGAATTGTCTATAACGAAtaaaagttgtgtttttgtttattactttataatatcagaaagacacgtgtgcaaaaagcctttacttgcttaaaaaaaagtttgaatgatcagtcagacaacagaaggcatctaaaagtttttcagcaaatttcagaTGTTTATAAATTAGGgaattatagaaatatatcaaatatgatagaGTAGGCTGTAaggataagaaaaaataatacttgTCTTGCTAGTATTGCTGGTAAAAATAGTTTGCTACTTTTAGaagaaacactttatttttaattcaaaaaataacTTCATATTCTTTCTGCTATCTATCTTGTGACGTTCTTAATCCAGATGTACTGTCAGCAATCTGAACGGTTAAAAATCTTCTGTTTGTTCGTGACGTGCAAGCAGGGCTTTGCTTTGGTGGTCTTTCATGTTAAAGAAACACTGCAGTGACTACAAttcacagtgattttttttttttttttcatttattttttcctcagtgGTGgttaaacatatttgtttattttgtctcCCAGAGGTTGTGTGTGGCGCTCCACCCATCTATCTCGACTATGCCAGGTCCAAGCTGAATCCTAACATTGATGTTGCTGCACAGAACTGCTACAAGGTTGCAAAGGGAGCCTTCACTGGAGAGATCAGGTACACGTCCTCCAATTCACAGTCCAGAAAAACAGCCTcacataaataatgaaaatatgatCTTCAGTTTATTCATGGTTTTGTTCTTATGCAAATTTCTTTGTAGTTGTACCCATCGTCACTATAATTGATTTGTCTTATTCTTTCAGCCCTGCGATGATTAAGGACTGTGGGGTAAAATGGGTTATTCTGGGACACTCTGAGAGACGCCATGTGTTTGGAGAGAGTGATGAGGTAACTCAGTGCTTTAACACGTTATATGAAACCCAGTTTTTATTACAGAATAAATCAGCAGCAATTAGtcctccatgttttttttttgttttgttttttgtttttttctgatgttcatgaacagtgtttatttattttacatatttcattatttaacaaaAGATTAAGTTACTTTAAATATGCTTTTGgaatgcattaattatttaaagtgtaTTCGATGTCAGTGTTGATTCTGGAAAAACTACACTGAAACAGTGAGTATATACTGCCCCCTAGTGTGTGGGTTGATTTATAACAGTAGTGCTGTTTGTGGATACCAAGTGCTTGCTGATGGCTGCATCACCTACTGTTACTTTCTGGCTAAAACCAAAATTTCAGACACATTACCTGTGGTATTACTAAAAGCTCATTTGATCTTGAAGCATCTCACACCCTCCTTgcgtttacaaaaacaaaaaaagtaattaataaaatttgaattttCCTTAAGGGGGTATTTTTGACTATTAATGGCTTAACTTtagaatttcttattttttttctactttttttaacaaacaattttttattttatttttttaaataaagaaacctACTTGATAAATACTAAGagacaattttaaattaatatttgtctaGTGAATCCTGCTGATTACTTTAAGTGAGTATCTCACTCATGGTGACAGAAACAGACCTGAAAAGAATGAAAGTTAAACAtgaaatgcattataatgcaaatataaacaCACCCTAAGATTTCACCCACTAACAAACAATCACGCATTCTGTTTTTTAACAAGAAATCAAGGTACACCACATGTAGGTGCTGTAAATATCATATTCAAACTTCAATGTCATATTgggatatctttttttttaacagttatgGAGGGATTTCCTTTTAAAGGAAACCTACTAGAAATATACTAAAAGAGCAAGTTTTCAGCTATAGCTCTGCAGTGAACCCCACCCATCCGTTTGAGCGAGTATCTCACTCATGGTGACTGAAGTAAACCTAAGCTGAAGTTTAATGTGATATGTATTATACAAATTTGAAGATGTCCCCAATAAGGGCACCATCTACTAATTAAGAATTTGTTTATGCAAATAGTTTGCTAATTCGCCCATACTGTCTCAGGACAAAACTGAGATAAAAGTAGCACTATGTTTGAGGTTGATTTATTAGAGTTTTTAGTAGATTTATTGTAGTAATGTAATTTTGctgttaaaaattataaaaacattcttgtgattttaatttaagtgtttaaaaagtcaAGAAGATTGGGGTATTTGCAAATTTgacaagattaaaaataaaatgcatgttaggTATAATACGTTTGTCAGTATCACATAATCATGATGATCAGTCACCATTTCTCTTAATAAATCATATGCATTTCTCTGATCTTACTCTCTGGATTTTATTTTTCCTGATAGCTGATTGGGCAGAAGGTCGCTCATGCTCTTGAGAACGGTTTGGGCGTGATCGCCTGCATCGGTGAGAAGCTGGATGAGAGGGAGGCCGGAATCACGGAGAAGGTTGTTTTTTCACAGACCAAGTTCATTGCAGGTATCTTTCGATTTAGTGAAGCATATATGTGTATGTTATAATAAAACATACCTTGTATTTGATATGAGACTGTATCATTTCTTTTAGATAACGTGAAGGACTGGAGCAAAGTGGTCCTTGCTTATGAGCCTGTGTGGGCCATCGGCACTGGAAAAACTGCATCCCCCCAGCAGGTACAGTCAAGCCGTTCAAACTGGAACATGGAGGCTTTTCAAACATGTTCCCAGGTTTGATTGACCTCAGTGTCTCCTCTGCGGCTCTTACAGGCTCAGGAGGTGCATGACAAGCTCAGGCAGTGGATGAAGGCCAATGTCTCCGAGGCTGTCGCCAACTCCGTCAGGATCATTTATGGAGGTCAGTCTTTTTGAATCCCTTTGATTTGTGGTATTTTGAAAGCACACGTGACTGTTCACTCTGCTGCTTTGGGAAGATTTACAGTTCATGCTTGTCTATATTGGCTACAGtaagtttatataaaaacattatataggAATTTATTGTAGTCATACAACACAACTACATAAACACATCAAACTGTGTGTTCAGTACTCGGGCAAGTCTAAAGTCTGTAGTAACAACACTAAggtgtttataattaaaattgtcaCTATTTATATACACATCTATAATATGTTTGATTATTACAAAGCACTTAAAATTCAGCATGTTAAGTTTGGCggttttgttcgttttttttttttttatcaaactgtAAGTGGTTCATCCTTTTAAAGGAAACCTTTCCTGTCACTCGTGGTGAACGAACAACTTTAAGGAGATTGTGGTTGAAGTGTCTATCATTAGTAACATCTAAACCATTTAAAGTGAAAGGCATTGTGGGTATGCAAATTTAAACACCCTCCAATGCTGTCTATTAGTGATGGGAGAACCAAACGTTTTTAAAAATTGagtctatgtattttttttatttgcatggcttgtttttttttttttttttatggagggCTTGGCTAAACATGCCAATAAGACACCATTAACCAGTACTCTtcctttttattatacattatacatatgaAGATGTGCGCAAATTTATAAAACTCATCTGTGATtacttaaaaaaactataaacactgGTTCTTGGGTTCACAATGATCGCCCCTGTTGATGAACCATTGAAATGTCTAAACATTTCAAAACGGTTCTAATGTAACAAAGCATTGTTTATCATGTGACTTGAGCTGTTTGAAACACACTTTGAAACAAATGATTTGCAAAGGTTTCAAAGCTTCACAAAGCAATGCTTCCAGAGCACTCATCACTGCTTTCTGCAGACAATAAATATTGGAGTTCAGTACAGATATGCATAAATCCACTTTtgataaatgctaaatatattttatatatatattatgtgtgtgtgtgtgtgtgtgtgtatatatatatatgtatatatatgtatatgtgtgtgtgtgtatgtatatgtgtgtgtgtgtatatatatgtgtgtgtgtgtgtgtgtatatatatatatatatatgtatatgtgtgtgtgtatgtatatgtgtgtgtgtgtgtgtatatatatatgtatatgtgtgtgtactctatttttaacaaatattataggCTTTCTTTTAAAGAAAGCCTGCTGGACAAATACTAAAAGAGACAATTTTAATTGAAGCCATGTCTATTAAATCCTGCCATCACTTTAAATGAGTATCTCACTTATGGTGACTGAAACTGACCTGACGTGAATGAAAGTTTAGCATGTGAAATGTGTTGTTATGCAAATTCAAACATTCCCCAGTGATGTCACCCATCAGAaatgaggggcatttttttattttatttagtattcaaCACATCATATAGTTGACATTACATAGTTACATATTACATAGTTCTTACATCGCccaagaaagaaaatataaaaccaaaggctaaatgtattaacattttagcctttaaaacatttatcttaTCCAAAGTCCTAAAATCTTTATAGATTCTATCTGGTTTTTAAAACCCAATTTTAATTTAGATTCTTTCCAAAAAGAGTACAAGATTTCCATCTTTGTTCTGTTAATTCTAGCACCAGTAACTAAGACTTCCTTTGAAGGGGTTTGCTTTTAAAGGAAACATACTGGGCAAATACTTGGCAACAGTGAATATTAAGGAACATCTGACTGCTGGATGCAATTAGAATCAAGCATTTCAAACCACtctataataaacagaaatacaacttTGCTATAGTATATGTGACCCTCTCTGTGAATCCAGGCTTAAATCTAACTGTGAGATAACATGCATCAAaatttgatttcaaccattaatttcactatgatttcaatctttgacatggccttactcagtcaatattaaagatataaaatttatattttcacacaatgttctacatctttatgaaggataattttatgtagaaaatggtaaaacataaaaaatgactttAACTGGGTTTCCATGGGCAGAGTCACATTATCTTCAACAGCaggcaaaaaaataacatttaacagaaCAATCTTTCTTTATACCGTTTTGAATGGGTTTTCTATTAAAGAAAACCTGCTAGACAAATACTAAAAGAGCTAATTTCCAGTCAGTTATTGTGCAGTGAACCTCTCCCATAATTTTCAGTAAGTGTCTCACTTGTGGTGACTAAGGaggaaaaaatgtataataacatTTCAACCACATGAAGACTGTGAAGGTGATGTAAAAGACAGTGCCAGTGCTTTCACCCTGGTTATAATAGCCATATTATCCCAAAACAGCATAATTTATTGTAGTAACAATATACGAATGTTGTGTTCAGAGCTGTTTAAAAGattgttctgtttttaaaaagtaagagGTACCATGTATCTTTCTGTTTTTAACAGTCATGAAGGGGCTTCCTTTTAAAGGAAACCTTCTAGACAAATACTAAAGAGACAATTTCTTACTAGCAATTGTTCAAGTCACCATCTGTGACTGAGTGAGTACCTCATTGGTGGTGACTGAAACAATGACTAACAGTGAAAGGCATTATGGGTATGCAAATGAGGTGTCTAATTTGGGTGGTGCAGTGCATTCATAACATACATTCCAACATGATACCAGTGTAGTTTATCGCTATAAACAACTGGTGAGGCTGCTTA
The Cyprinus carpio isolate SPL01 chromosome A16, ASM1834038v1, whole genome shotgun sequence genome window above contains:
- the LOC109104501 gene encoding triosephosphate isomerase B, translating into MTGRKFFVGGNWKMNGDKKSIEELANTLNNAKLNPDTEVVCGAPPIYLDYARSKLNPNIDVAAQNCYKVAKGAFTGEISPAMIKDCGVKWVILGHSERRHVFGESDELIGQKVAHALENGLGVIACIGEKLDEREAGITEKVVFSQTKFIADNVKDWSKVVLAYEPVWAIGTGKTASPQQAQEVHDKLRQWMKANVSEAVANSVRIIYGGSVTGGTCKELASQKDVDGFLVGGASLKPEFIDIINAKA